One Alteromonas sp. KC3 DNA segment encodes these proteins:
- the infA gene encoding translation initiation factor IF-1, translated as MAKEDCIEMEGTVLDTLPNTMFRVELENGHVVTAHISGKMRKNYIRILTGDKVTVEMTPYDLTKGRIVYRAR; from the coding sequence ATGGCAAAAGAAGATTGTATTGAAATGGAAGGTACTGTGTTAGACACACTACCTAACACTATGTTCCGCGTTGAACTAGAAAACGGTCACGTAGTGACTGCGCACATCTCTGGTAAAATGCGTAAGAACTATATCCGAATTCTTACTGGCGATAAGGTCACCGTTGAGATGACTCCTTACGATTTGACCAAAGGTCGTATCGTTTATCGCGCAAGATAA